One part of the Gemmatimonadaceae bacterium genome encodes these proteins:
- a CDS encoding GGDEF domain-containing protein, translating to MLSFFSKQTKPAPAVADEPAVSATPVTEKEELSRETGIVLDALGSLLQLYAKHAFDTELKSGDEIRTLIHQWKMHGLVGSQRPDHPDDKPGSGVFYRDWKGLIHAFGEQRRDESKYVTRVLDDFRDVTWAFVSAVHTVVVEEHTESRIASDQLSRMRVAVESNSTDLMKREALAVVTVMEKLIEHRKERQQEQFAVLADKLKNLGRELEDARRESTMDGLTGLSNRKAFDDYLGRSIELHTLLGQPGSLMMVDIDSFKAINDTYGHPVGDAALRQVASTLSRTFLRRVDFVARYGGDEFAIILQETGANNAALLAERLRKAVAELPPLEVQGGVEPPRITLSVGIGELSVSDTGMDWVKRADAALYHAKRDGRDRVHAISEN from the coding sequence ATGCTCTCGTTCTTTTCGAAGCAGACCAAGCCAGCACCGGCCGTGGCGGATGAGCCGGCGGTATCCGCCACACCCGTGACGGAGAAGGAGGAGTTGTCCCGGGAAACGGGCATCGTCCTCGACGCCCTCGGATCCCTGCTGCAGCTCTACGCCAAGCACGCCTTCGACACCGAGCTCAAGTCCGGCGACGAGATCCGCACGCTGATCCATCAGTGGAAGATGCACGGCCTGGTTGGTTCGCAGCGCCCTGACCATCCCGACGACAAGCCAGGCTCCGGAGTCTTCTATCGCGACTGGAAGGGGCTCATCCACGCCTTCGGCGAGCAGCGGCGCGACGAGTCGAAATACGTGACGCGCGTCCTCGATGACTTCCGTGACGTCACGTGGGCTTTTGTGAGCGCGGTGCACACGGTCGTCGTGGAGGAGCACACCGAGAGTCGGATCGCCAGCGACCAGCTGAGCCGCATGCGTGTGGCGGTGGAGAGCAACTCCACCGACCTCATGAAGCGCGAGGCGCTCGCCGTGGTGACCGTCATGGAAAAGCTCATCGAGCACCGCAAGGAACGGCAGCAGGAGCAGTTTGCGGTCCTGGCCGACAAGCTCAAGAACCTGGGCCGCGAACTGGAAGACGCCCGTCGTGAGTCGACGATGGACGGCCTGACGGGCCTGAGCAACCGCAAGGCGTTCGACGACTACCTCGGCCGCAGCATCGAGCTGCATACGCTGCTTGGTCAGCCGGGCAGCCTGATGATGGTGGACATCGACTCCTTCAAGGCGATCAACGACACGTACGGGCATCCCGTCGGCGACGCGGCACTCCGTCAGGTGGCCAGTACGCTGTCGCGCACCTTCCTGCGGCGCGTGGACTTCGTGGCCCGCTACGGCGGTGACGAGTTCGCGATCATCCTTCAGGAAACCGGGGCCAACAACGCCGCCCTGCTTGCCGAGCGGTTGCGCAAGGCCGTGGCAGAGCTGCCGCCCCTCGAGGTGCAGGGCGGCGTCGAGCCGCCACGGATTACCCTGTCCGTCGGCATCGGAGAACTCAGCGTCAGCGACACGGGGATGGACTGGGTCAAGCGGGCCGACGCCGCGCTGTATCACGCCAAGCGCGACGGGCGTGATCGCGTGCACGCCATCTCCGAGAACTGA